From Synergistaceae bacterium, one genomic window encodes:
- a CDS encoding Ig-like domain-containing protein, with translation MRKAILSLACVLLFSGAAFAASAADITYLSGRYIATDAAIAESSLTSIEPYEEVHLLFLCVSADTATVAVSPSPNDFKKTENVSASRGKGATTTFVLTGEQEVTVTVTATFGAETYSRDFSVKAKAGTAPAVTGIGLFTVLDLTLRTELSITLAEGDAETVFYEVSPSNAGNKNVTVVSSNEAVATVAARPGNDMGYNITAHKTGNAVITFTTEDGGFVAHCNVGVESASSGGGGSGGDGGGGCSVAGFGLLAALALAGLTMKKR, from the coding sequence ATGAGAAAAGCGATTTTGTCTTTGGCGTGCGTGCTGCTGTTCAGCGGAGCGGCCTTCGCGGCATCCGCGGCGGACATCACCTATCTGAGCGGCCGTTATATTGCAACGGACGCTGCGATCGCCGAAAGCAGCCTGACGAGCATCGAGCCCTACGAGGAGGTTCATCTGCTTTTCCTCTGCGTCAGCGCCGACACGGCGACCGTGGCCGTCTCTCCTTCTCCCAATGATTTTAAGAAGACGGAGAACGTCTCGGCCTCAAGAGGAAAGGGAGCGACGACGACTTTTGTCCTCACCGGCGAGCAGGAAGTGACCGTCACCGTGACGGCGACCTTCGGCGCGGAGACGTACTCCAGGGACTTTTCCGTCAAAGCCAAAGCGGGCACTGCTCCGGCGGTCACCGGCATCGGGCTTTTCACGGTGCTGGATCTGACCCTGCGGACGGAGCTTTCCATCACGCTTGCAGAGGGCGATGCGGAGACGGTGTTCTATGAGGTGTCGCCTTCAAACGCGGGGAACAAAAACGTCACCGTCGTGTCGAGCAACGAGGCTGTAGCCACCGTGGCGGCTCGGCCCGGCAACGACATGGGATATAACATCACCGCTCACAAAACCGGAAATGCCGTCATCACCTTCACGACGGAAGACGGCGGATTCGTCGCCCACTGCAACGTCGGAGTGGAATCCGCCAGTTCCGGCGGCGGCGGCAGCGGCGGAGACGGCGGCGGCGGTTGCAGCGTGGCCGGATTCGGGCTTCTGGCGGCGCTGGCTCTCGCGGGACTGACGATGAAAAAGCGCTGA
- a CDS encoding FIST C-terminal domain-containing protein, which yields MLNFRSASVRIADSSRAIDECLDILYGGETPDSRALWIVNAAMGHKLAKIAEAIHARVPGASVLGSSCGGVVGREGMGEALTHIAVMVVSGPENELGWAAVDGFSDGNSLEKGLELAKKLQEKIPSPKIIYLLSRGLCSCNDDLLSAFGQVFGNPMIFGGLSSDNYKALTTSQYIGDKADITGIWAVGFADPTLKAAARATHGFKPYGVPMTVTKANHNEIIEFDGLPALTAYRRHLGDITTDEMKKILIHGGLATKLPDNLAEDYGSDYILRSAAPSKDDSQNMRTTVTIREGQQWYITGRDEGLIFMEQQKALTKLQEDIKKNSPDGQGHPVAVFQTDCLLRGRTLFNKIRKEEIIAMMQNAFLNDAGEVPPWLGMYGFGEFCPLAGENVFHTYTTSLLVLYR from the coding sequence ATGTTGAATTTTCGTTCCGCCAGCGTCCGCATAGCGGATTCTTCACGAGCGATCGACGAGTGTCTGGACATTTTGTACGGCGGAGAAACACCGGACAGCCGGGCGTTGTGGATCGTCAACGCGGCGATGGGGCACAAACTGGCCAAAATCGCCGAGGCCATCCATGCCCGCGTGCCGGGAGCATCGGTGCTGGGAAGCTCCTGCGGCGGAGTCGTCGGTCGGGAGGGCATGGGAGAAGCGCTCACCCACATCGCCGTCATGGTCGTCAGCGGCCCGGAGAACGAGCTGGGATGGGCGGCAGTGGACGGATTTTCCGACGGCAATTCTCTTGAAAAAGGTCTGGAGCTGGCAAAAAAATTGCAGGAGAAAATCCCCTCTCCCAAAATCATTTACCTGCTGAGCCGAGGGCTCTGCTCCTGCAACGACGACCTTCTTTCCGCCTTCGGGCAGGTTTTTGGAAATCCGATGATTTTCGGCGGTCTTTCCTCCGACAATTACAAGGCCCTGACCACCTCCCAGTACATCGGGGACAAAGCCGACATCACCGGAATCTGGGCGGTGGGATTTGCCGACCCGACGCTCAAAGCCGCGGCCAGAGCGACTCACGGTTTCAAGCCTTACGGCGTTCCCATGACCGTCACGAAAGCGAACCACAATGAAATCATCGAATTTGACGGGCTCCCCGCCCTGACGGCCTACAGGCGTCACCTGGGGGACATCACGACGGACGAAATGAAAAAAATTCTCATTCACGGCGGCCTGGCGACGAAACTGCCGGACAACCTCGCCGAAGATTACGGCAGCGATTACATCCTGCGAAGCGCCGCCCCCTCCAAAGACGACTCCCAGAACATGCGAACGACGGTGACCATCCGGGAAGGACAGCAATGGTACATAACGGGACGCGACGAAGGGCTCATTTTCATGGAACAGCAAAAAGCCCTGACGAAATTGCAGGAAGACATCAAAAAAAATTCACCGGATGGACAGGGTCACCCCGTGGCGGTGTTCCAGACGGACTGTCTCCTGAGAGGGCGCACTCTTTTCAATAAAATCAGGAAAGAGGAAATTATCGCCATGATGCAGAACGCCTTTTTGAACGACGCCGGAGAGGTTCCTCCATGGCTCGGCATGTACGGGTTCGGTGAATTTTGTCCTCTGGCGGGGGAAAATGTATTTCATACCTACACCACTTCTCTGCTCGTCCTTTATCGCTAA
- a CDS encoding NFACT family protein, with amino-acid sequence MAFGPEYIHGLQAALNARLPWRVARVDGGESWVALQVAGADGGPRTPRRSEDCFLISWGAGSAGCCLVDSDSVDALRKGAPARTPLVEALRSRFAKGQILSARQLNFDRLLELEVVRFVAAGFSVKYFLVLEITEPSGNVILLDENHKIEELARHASPDVNRYRTLLPGYPYVPPPVFEGPLPSEVEKLQTGGIFGVRGVGRPLGRLIDARWEERDPEVWLAALRRIYTEDFLPCQYTDRGYLTRFPHLFREAKNLGEDALDAAREGVLRPLLTALRSRLLHRLNVHLERAVKSRERHLDGLLKQLRNNAEAEVFRRKGELLLARVNEIPPRAAKVTLSEWGGGEELEIELDPNLSPSRNAERYFKKYKKARVDPQKYREEIDSLKGAVAELWEQKDLLNAIDDPDQLEEAVRDVEEWLSASRETKKTPAAGGKIFKKGRQQKKAREKLPPHLRFEVEGCTILVGLSARGNRFVTFKQATGGDLWLHAHEVPGAHVIVKGPFARAELEENVPNLLAFAASLAAAYSRGKTSLSVQVDYTERRYVRAVPGAALSLVTYVNPGTIRVSPEFWKEYLEKKDA; translated from the coding sequence ATGGCGTTTGGACCGGAATACATCCACGGCCTTCAGGCCGCGCTGAACGCGAGGCTTCCCTGGCGCGTCGCGAGGGTCGACGGGGGGGAGTCCTGGGTTGCGCTGCAGGTTGCCGGAGCCGACGGCGGCCCGAGAACTCCGCGAAGGTCGGAGGACTGTTTTTTGATCTCCTGGGGGGCGGGAAGCGCCGGATGTTGCCTTGTGGACAGCGATTCCGTCGACGCGCTCAGAAAGGGGGCGCCCGCGCGAACTCCCCTTGTGGAGGCCCTGAGAAGCCGTTTCGCAAAGGGGCAGATCCTCTCGGCAAGACAGCTGAACTTCGACCGGCTGCTGGAGCTGGAGGTCGTTCGTTTTGTCGCCGCGGGCTTCTCTGTGAAATATTTTCTCGTTCTGGAGATTACGGAGCCCTCCGGAAACGTGATTCTGCTGGACGAAAACCATAAAATCGAGGAACTGGCCCGCCACGCTTCTCCCGACGTCAACCGGTACCGGACGCTTCTGCCGGGGTATCCCTATGTTCCGCCGCCGGTGTTCGAGGGGCCTCTGCCCTCGGAAGTCGAAAAACTCCAAACGGGGGGAATCTTTGGCGTTCGAGGCGTGGGGCGTCCTCTGGGGCGGCTCATCGACGCCCGATGGGAGGAGCGGGACCCCGAGGTCTGGCTCGCGGCCCTGCGGCGAATTTACACGGAGGATTTTCTGCCCTGCCAGTACACGGACAGGGGATACCTTACGCGTTTTCCCCATCTTTTTCGAGAGGCGAAAAACCTTGGGGAGGACGCCCTTGACGCCGCCCGGGAGGGTGTGCTGCGCCCGCTGCTGACGGCTCTGCGGTCCCGCCTCCTGCACAGGCTGAACGTCCATCTGGAACGCGCGGTGAAGTCGAGGGAGCGCCACCTGGACGGGCTGCTGAAACAGCTCCGGAACAACGCCGAAGCGGAGGTGTTCCGACGAAAGGGAGAACTGCTGCTTGCCCGCGTGAACGAAATTCCCCCCCGGGCGGCGAAGGTCACGCTGTCCGAGTGGGGGGGCGGAGAAGAACTGGAGATCGAGCTGGACCCGAACCTTTCCCCGTCCCGCAACGCGGAACGCTATTTCAAAAAATACAAAAAAGCCCGCGTGGACCCGCAAAAATATCGCGAGGAAATCGATTCTCTGAAAGGGGCCGTTGCGGAGCTGTGGGAGCAGAAGGACCTTCTTAACGCCATCGACGACCCCGACCAGCTGGAAGAGGCCGTGCGGGACGTGGAGGAATGGCTCAGCGCCTCCCGTGAGACGAAAAAGACGCCCGCCGCCGGTGGAAAAATTTTCAAAAAAGGGCGGCAGCAAAAGAAGGCGCGGGAAAAACTTCCTCCCCATCTGCGCTTCGAAGTGGAAGGCTGCACGATCCTCGTGGGGCTGTCGGCCCGGGGAAATCGCTTCGTGACCTTCAAGCAGGCGACGGGGGGGGACCTGTGGCTGCACGCCCACGAAGTGCCCGGCGCTCACGTGATTGTGAAGGGACCCTTCGCCAGAGCGGAGCTGGAGGAAAATGTCCCGAATCTTCTGGCCTTCGCCGCATCTCTGGCCGCGGCCTACAGCCGGGGGAAAACGTCGCTGTCCGTCCAGGTGGACTACACGGAACGCCGTTATGTTCGTGCCGTTCCCGGCGCGGCCCTGTCCCTCGTGACCTACGTCAACCCCGGAACGATTCGGGTGAGTCCGGAATTTTGGAAAGAATACCTGGAAAAGAAAGACGCATAA